The DNA window CCTCCGCTAGTGCAACATTCTCTCTAATAATTGTATTAAAGACCAACTGCCCGAAATAGGCCCTGATTGTATCAGCTACAGCACGTGCAAGACGCTTGCGACTATCGTGTAAACAGATAAGTACACCACCTACAACCAGTGCCTGATTATAGATTCCTCTAACTTGATCAATAGTATCAAGTAGTTGCCGAACTCCATGCAGAGCCAGGTACTCGCTCTGAACCGGTACGATGACCTTATCTACTGCAGCCAGTGCGTTCAGAGATAGAAGACCTAAGGTTGGTGGGCAGTCGATCAGGATAATATCGTAGCTGTCGCGAACCTTTTCAATCGCTCGTTTAAGGAGCAGTTCACGTCCAACTACCCCTCCAAGCTCCAGATCAGCGGCGCTCAATAGCAGGCTAGAAGGAACTACATCAAGGTTCGCAGACCTCTTAATAACAACGTCCTGAATGCGCTTTGTGCCTTTAAGGACATCGTATACGGTCCATTCAGGCCCCTGGGGAACCTCGTTGAGATCCTGCGGGTCCTCCTTACCACCGAGCCCTAAATGCGTTGTCAGGTTACTCTGGGCATCGATATCTATCAGAAGCACCCTTTTACCACTGAGTGCTATCGCAGCACCTAAATTTACAGTTGTAGTGGTCTTACCAACACCACCCTTCTGATTGACTACACTCATTACTATCGCCACTGGTCACCCCATGAATCGTGAATCGAGATAAGGAACTTCGCAAAGTTCTCACTTAAAATCCACACTTAAGTCATTACACGATGCTAAAAACTACTATTATTTCAAATGCTCTCACAGCACCCTATCAGATTACCTTCGTGATCTGAAATAAGAGCTGTAACTAAAAACTACACCTCACTTCACGATAGTAGGGGCTTTATCACCATAAGCAAGTCGCAAAGCCCCTGCTCTAGACCCAAGCATCGTGAATGGGGATAAGAGATCTCGTGAACTGAGGATAAGAGTAACGTGATTTCACACCAAGTGATTCGGGATCCTAGATAAATCGGTATCGTGTTTTCACTCTTAATTGCTCGTGCATTCAAATAAATAAAAGAATCTAAACTCTTACTTTAATTGTGGATTTTCTCCGCTCATCTAGTAACATGTCTTTAAGAAAAGATTGTTTAACTAACTAAAACTAAGCTATCCTTTCTGAGTTCTAGTTCCGTTGTTTTTTATTTTGGTGGTTTTGGCTCTCGAGCTACGAGCTGTTAGGAGATTGAAGAGATGCATAGCTTTTGGCTCAATAATTTTTAATTGCAAATTTTTAATCGCAATAATTTTTAATCGTAGCAGTTTGAAAATCGCGCAGTAACCACATGTTATTTTAATTAACTCTATCGCATGACGCCGCTATCCGCACTTGATATTACCCAAGCCGAGTCCCGCCAAGCGGGATTCGAATCAGCGCAGCACGCCCTTGAGGCCGATGCTGTGCCGGTTGCTACTGGCGCCAATTCATCCCTTACGCCGCTTTCACTTAAGGTCTCTCGCGATGAGATGAACCTAGCGGAGTTTCCCCTAACGGTGCTTTCAAAACGTGCTGACCCATCTGTAAAGACCCTCGAGTTTTCCGATATCGTAAAAGGCAAAAACGGAGAGCCCCTCAACCGCAAATGGATTATAACCGGAGCTGATAAATTCGGCCTACCAACATCCTCTGATGATGAGGTGCTGCTTGGGTTGTTGAAATTGACAGCAGACGAGGGCGTGCGTAGTCGTAAGATTCACTTCACCCGTTATGAGCTCCTAAAGATCCTGCGTTGGACCACCGAGGGACGCAGCTATACGCGCCTACAGAACGCGCTAGATCGCTTAAGTGGTGTGCGAATTAAGGCTACGAACGCCTTTTATGACAATGAAACGAAGCTGCATAGCACACGCAATTTCGGCATCATCGATGCCTATGAGATCAACGATGGCCGCGATACACATCCGAGTTTCTTTACCTGGAGTGAAGTTCTATTCAAATCGTTTCAGGTCGGTTTTATTAAGAAACTCGATCTAGATTTTTATCTAGATCTGCAGAGCGCTGTTACAAAGCGACTCTATCGCTACATAGATAAACACTTCTGGTATCGCTCCCGTATTCAGATAAATCTCTTTGTACTAGGGCATGAAAAGATAGGCATCTCTCGCAACTACATCTACGCAAGTTCGCTCAGGCAACAGCTCGAACCGGCCCTAGAGGAGTTGAAAGAGAAGGGCACCCTGAGTGATTTTGAGTTTATAGGAAAAGGGAAATCAACCGAGGTTATCCTGGTTGCAGCGCATGCACCACGACGCACCTTGGTTGCTGGTACAGCCTCTACAGGCGTAGCCACACAGTCAGCCGGGGCAGGACATGTCGCAGGGGCGGCACAGGCAGGGCAGGGCACACAGGCCGCTTGGAGCGGGCGTGCTGAGCCTCTGCAAGGTAACGATAGCGAAACGCTTATTCGGGAGCTTGTGCAGCGC is part of the Pseudomonadota bacterium genome and encodes:
- a CDS encoding ParA family protein, whose translation is MAIVMSVVNQKGGVGKTTTTVNLGAAIALSGKRVLLIDIDAQSNLTTHLGLGGKEDPQDLNEVPQGPEWTVYDVLKGTKRIQDVVIKRSANLDVVPSSLLLSAADLELGGVVGRELLLKRAIEKVRDSYDIILIDCPPTLGLLSLNALAAVDKVIVPVQSEYLALHGVRQLLDTIDQVRGIYNQALVVGGVLICLHDSRKRLARAVADTIRAYFGQLVFNTIIRENVALAEAPAKGQSIFEYMPKSTGAEDYSSLAEEVLNVKA
- the trfA gene encoding plasmid replication initiator TrfA, with the protein product MTPLSALDITQAESRQAGFESAQHALEADAVPVATGANSSLTPLSLKVSRDEMNLAEFPLTVLSKRADPSVKTLEFSDIVKGKNGEPLNRKWIITGADKFGLPTSSDDEVLLGLLKLTADEGVRSRKIHFTRYELLKILRWTTEGRSYTRLQNALDRLSGVRIKATNAFYDNETKLHSTRNFGIIDAYEINDGRDTHPSFFTWSEVLFKSFQVGFIKKLDLDFYLDLQSAVTKRLYRYIDKHFWYRSRIQINLFVLGHEKIGISRNYIYASSLRQQLEPALEELKEKGTLSDFEFIGKGKSTEVILVAAHAPRRTLVAGTASTGVATQSAGAGHVAGAAQAGQGTQAAWSGRAEPLQGNDSETLIRELVQRGLAERQVRRLVMGQGIETLSRINEILAYFDGLIASSSRLVNKNPAGFLYRAIEKPFDFTLPVDKKRPNSQQNNLSFGAKNSGEKTQQLGAGQQNSSHASGAYGAGVGRSAREEAIANKRKTDAFNLEIDYLVARKTALETVQNNAAPSEVAAMQVEVEAALSKLRAHISPQRFIEAVQRGVEQRLLEQSGFPDLDKWSRDKDKH